aactttaacatagttttaatttacttttatattagtaaaaattttgataaatagacattttaaaggtttaaatgattaattttatacattattagtgattttgaattaataatttttattaaaataaaaacttatatcaataaaaaaaaaaataactttcACATACATGTATAAGTATAACTTTTAACCATATAACTttactaaaatatttattttacaccacttgtaaataagaatttgtgtttactTTATCCAAAAGGTCTTACACAATACCGTTTTATTTTAACTGGAaacattttaaaacaaaaaataatatttttgtttatCAGAGTGATGGGTATCAAGACACCGGCGTACTTTATGATTTGGTGCTCATTTCTAATACATTATGGAATAAGTGGCCTGCAAATTTCTAAGCAAGAAGAACTTCAATGGAACAAGGAATTTGAGCTCTTGAAGAAGCCAAGTGTCAAGACAATCAAGGTTCATTCAATTATTATTTTGGTTCTCTAACGTGTCATTTCGGATTTAAATAAGCCGAATTTTCaataaacaatttaaatttgGACTCGAATAAAACTAATTTATGTtcgttttatttaaaaaatgagCCGAATTTGAACAAAGTTTGAAGCCCGGTTAACAAATGAGGTTGAACATGATCAACATAAATATACTCAAGTGTTGTTGAACGACTCGTTTATTTATGTTCGTGAAAAAGCTCATTTATTTATATTTAcaaacaattttttatttttgttttggaaAAAATCTAAATATTTCACCAAATTAccatatacgaagtatacaaTTTccactataaataaaaattgcgTATTTGACTTTTGAGATCGATTTACAAATATTAAAAGCCAAAACTTGTTTAAAGATGAAAGCTCGTTTGTGTAAAAAATATTTGTTCATGAACTCggcttattaattaattactcgtGCACTAACCATTCATGAACATAAATATACTAAATGAACCGAGGTTGACCAACTTTTTAAGCTCAAACTCAAACTAACCTAAGTGAAATAAACATGAACATGGTAGTGTTTGGCTAGACTCGTTTACACCCATATGTTTCATCAATGTGGAGGGCGTAGTATACTTCAGTCCAGTTCCATTTAATGTTTTGTCCCACAATCTTCATACActttttcgtttaattttatatCTTTGCACACTGATTAATGAATTGATTTTGCAGACAAAATATGGAGCCATATATAATTGCGTGTATTTCTATAAACAACCTGCATTTGATCATCCGTTGTTAAAAAATCATTCTTCCCATCCTCAGGTTCTCATCCTATTACTTTATAATTTATTTGACGAGATTTAGGTATGTATATTTAAACAAAGAGAAGTATATAATTtcttcatatattttttttgttggaatttAGATAAGACCTAGCTTTAATCCTGAATGGTTAGAAGCTAGGTCGAATTTTACAACAGGTGGGAGTATGATGTTGGAAGATGGAGGTTGTCCTTTCGGAACAGTTCCCATTAGAAGATTGAACAAACATGAATTTTTCCAAATTAAACAATTTACCAAAGATTATGCTTCAAGATCAAGATCCAACCCCAACTTTATTGAAGACCAACCTGGGACTCATGTAAGTAAGCTAACCCTTTTGATTATCGGAAGATCTAAATCCCTTCTCGTGTTATTAATGGCATTTTTTTTCGTAATTTTGTAACTCATCAAATTGATTCTAAGTTAATTTCTTTGCTTATTAAATCGTTTTCATCAGTATTTAATTCGTTACTAAATAGTTATACTTTTtaattaaatagttaattattaattatactaTCCAGTCAGATAAGTATATTTTCTAAACAAATAGGTATATTTTCTAGTCAAATAGTTATCTTGGTAATGCTGACATCAATGGTCTTGTGCGTATTACGGTCGAcatgatcttttttttttttttttgtctactTTTAAACTCAAAATGAAGGAAAACATTATTTAAAAGAGATTACAAGTTGATGCCAAATCTTCTATTTGATaattaactagtttttgggcccggaCGATACCCCGGGTTATTTTTGTTAACCTGAAACATGTAATAGATTAGTGGTAAAAACTTTATTGTTTGAACTCAAGGTCAGGGGTTGTTCAAACGTTACGCAAACCATGTTTGACATTTTTATTATACGAAGATTACATGGAGTGAACGACCCATAATCAGAGTATCACGTGTCATGTATACTTTGTTATAGACGCCTTTTAATGTATAGTATAGATTAttcacaaaaaaattatataaaagaGATTACAAGTTGATGTCAATGCATCTATttgataattaaattattaattgagTATAAAACTTGCACCGTGGATATTAATATATAAATCATCAAATAATTTTTGTACAAAATAATTCACCACCAACACATTTTTGCATTTAGCAATTTAATCATAAATCGATGTTATGGATTTAACAAACACTTTGTCCCTCTCTATTAATAATTGAAGTATGTTTTTTGTTGTTACAGCGCTCAATTGTTCAAACAAATTCTGACATAAGAGAAGTGGATTACCATGGCGTAAGATGTGAGTTTAATGTTTATGCTCCAAATGTTACTCAATCACAATATACAATGGGAGAAATGATAATTCAAAGTTTCGAGGATCAAATACAAGTTGGATGGATTGTaagttattttttgttttctttcttaattttttttaaaagtagaAAGAAGTGTGACCacttaaaatcatttttcataTGGAGAACTATTTTTCAACGTGGGACAATTGTCTCAACTCACATGAAATCTTCAAATCTAATCTCACTCTGACTTAATAATTGGATTGGTTTAAGTTCATGCTTTCATAATTGAGTTGATTTGAAAATTTCATCTTTAACAATTGGTTTGTCTATTTGAATGTAGGTTAATCCTGGATTAAATAAAGATAATCTCCCTCATCTTTTCCAGTACATAAATGTAAGTTTACTACTAtgtatctttttattttatacGGTACGTACACATTATAGTTGCTCTATGGTGTGCTCGtaataaactgaaaacaaaAGGGTGTTCATAAACGTATTAGTaacttattttcctttttcaggCCGGTCAATCCCATTGTTTCAATACGTTATGTCCTGGATTTGTTAGCACCAATCCGCGTTATCCAATTGATATTGCGTATGTCGGTGGTGCATCAGTTAGAGGAGGCCAACAAAGGACTATGCAAACTTCCGTTTATCAGGTACAAAACCCCATTTTAAGACTGTACTTTAAGACCCCATTTTATTTGAAGTTATCTGATCTTAACTCATCTAAGTATCCAACTTATTTTATCGTAAATTAaatcttatctaaacttaactgaacttattggaacttattttagttaaacggcaacttttgtgtaagaccgcctttagtgcttaactaattagtttcagtgcttaactaattgatttattctgtgtaagaccgtcttatataaaagtttatattagttaaaataagtcaaaataagtcgaacaaaacAGATCCTTAAATGTCAATTTTGATGTTATTTCTTTCCTTAAAAAGGATCCAAAGACAGGGAATTGGTGGCTAGAGGTACAAGACGGAGTATTCAGTTACGTAATCGTAGGATATTGGCCAAAAGAGATATTTACAGGATTAGGAGATTCAGCAAGTTACATTGCAGTTGGGGGGGAAGCATATAGTCCACCTGATCAGCCTCTTGCACCAATGGGGAACGGTTATTTCCCCATTCAAGACGCTTCTAAAACTGCATATTGTACTGATTTTGCTGTTCTTGATGGTAATCATAAAAAGATCAACCCTTCACAAACCGAAACATTAACCTACGATTCAAGCTACGGTGTCTCTGATGTAcaaaattatgcacatttaggGCGGACTGTTTTCTTTGGTGGACCTACTAGAGATTAGAAGAATGTATCATTATATCAAGGATTTTAAAGTCAAGAAATAATAACAACAATGGTGATAAATGTTTGCATCAACTAgtttcttctttcttctttcttctaGATCTGTAAATTGATGGTGTTCTCTTTATTGCTGTTGTTTTTGTTCCTGTTTCATGTGTCTGATTGTTGAGCAAAAATGGTACTCTGTAAAatactaatgaacattgaaCAGCCTTGATGAAAATTGAAAAAACAGAGTTACCACAACAACCGGACTCATGTAGGCATGCTAAAGAGATGGCCGTGGTCCGGCCAGGGAGGCCCAGCCCACACAACCGGACATGAAAAAGCATGAACACAAAGTTGTGTGTCATGGGCCGGGCCTGTGCCATAATTATTTGGGAAAACATCAGTCCCGACCCAACAAGACAAAGCcagctaaatttagtaaagtTAGGCATAAACACGACGGTCCAGTCAGGCACAAGGGCAAGTGAGCCTGGCCCCCGTTTTTTGAAACTTCTGACCCGGCTCATTAGAAAGGGGGCTTGGTATGGGCTGGACCAGCCACTTGGCCCAAAGACCGACCCAGCCCGACCGACAGCCATCTTTAGGCATGCAGCATTACAACTTACAAGGGTCATACATTCTAACAGTCCAAATCTTATTGTCGATAATCATAACACAGGATGCAACCGAGATGATTGTATCAAAAATTGTAAGAAAGTACTCTGTATGCATCATGTAGGCGTAGTCAGATCTATGAAGAGTTTCATCAACATTTTTACTTCTGTAAAaacatatactccgtaattccgtatatatatatatatatatatatatatatatatatatatatatatatatatatatatatatatatatatataagccaTAAGCAGCTAGTTTATAAATCACAGCTACAAAGTACACTTTACAGCTCGGGAAAAATATTACGGAAAATATAACAGGAACCGGAAAACTACTACCTGAAACTTCATCCTACTCATGCTCAatga
This Spinacia oleracea cultivar Varoflay chromosome 6, BTI_SOV_V1, whole genome shotgun sequence DNA region includes the following protein-coding sequences:
- the LOC110795273 gene encoding uncharacterized protein produces the protein MGIKTPAYFMIWCSFLIHYGISGLQISKQEELQWNKEFELLKKPSVKTIKTKYGAIYNCVYFYKQPAFDHPLLKNHSSHPQIRPSFNPEWLEARSNFTTGGSMMLEDGGCPFGTVPIRRLNKHEFFQIKQFTKDYASRSRSNPNFIEDQPGTHRSIVQTNSDIREVDYHGVRCEFNVYAPNVTQSQYTMGEMIIQSFEDQIQVGWIVNPGLNKDNLPHLFQYINAGQSHCFNTLCPGFVSTNPRYPIDIAYVGGASVRGGQQRTMQTSVYQDPKTGNWWLEVQDGVFSYVIVGYWPKEIFTGLGDSASYIAVGGEAYSPPDQPLAPMGNGYFPIQDASKTAYCTDFAVLDGNHKKINPSQTETLTYDSSYGVSDVQNYAHLGRTVFFGGPTRD